The following proteins are co-located in the Robbsia betulipollinis genome:
- a CDS encoding DUF3619 family protein: MSSAPDFNEVILARKIRRVLDEGAAQVSDTAAARLATARQLAMARKKAAVPVAVRQPVLVPALAGTGASRPAGPARPARLRVWLPLAALVAVLFGVVHWEDQQRVAELASLDAEVLSDALPLDAYLDHGFNEYLARSR; encoded by the coding sequence ATGAGTTCCGCTCCTGACTTCAACGAGGTCATCCTCGCCAGAAAGATTCGCCGGGTGCTCGACGAGGGCGCTGCACAGGTATCGGACACCGCCGCGGCCCGCCTGGCCACGGCCCGGCAACTGGCGATGGCGCGCAAGAAAGCCGCCGTGCCGGTGGCTGTCCGTCAACCGGTCCTGGTGCCCGCGCTGGCCGGTACCGGCGCCTCGCGCCCGGCAGGCCCTGCCCGCCCCGCCCGCCTGCGCGTCTGGTTGCCGCTCGCGGCGCTGGTCGCGGTGCTGTTCGGCGTCGTGCACTGGGAAGATCAGCAGCGGGTGGCGGAACTGGCAAGTCTCGATGCGGAAGTGCTGAGCGACGCGCTGCCGCTGGACGCCTATCTCGATCACGGTTT
- a CDS encoding RNA polymerase sigma factor, whose amino-acid sequence MATDKELADFLASTERRALKQTIFAVRDEDAALDIVQDAMIKLAEHYGDKPAAELPFLFQRILQTTVLDHFRRKKVRDARISLFSSFQSDDDGDPMERIDAQSTSFTASSEDTVSREQIVGMIEAEIQNLPTRQREAFLMRYWEDMDVAETAAAMGCSEGSVKTHCSRAVRALSDALTAKGITL is encoded by the coding sequence ATGGCAACAGACAAGGAACTCGCCGATTTCCTGGCCAGCACCGAGCGCCGCGCGCTGAAGCAGACGATCTTCGCGGTGCGCGACGAAGACGCCGCGCTGGACATCGTCCAGGACGCGATGATCAAGCTCGCCGAACACTATGGCGACAAGCCCGCCGCCGAACTGCCCTTCCTGTTTCAGCGTATTCTGCAGACGACGGTACTCGACCATTTCCGGCGCAAGAAGGTACGGGACGCGCGCATCAGCCTGTTCTCGAGTTTTCAGTCCGACGACGACGGCGATCCGATGGAACGCATCGATGCCCAGTCGACGAGCTTTACCGCGAGCAGCGAGGACACCGTGAGCCGCGAGCAGATCGTCGGCATGATCGAGGCTGAAATTCAAAATCTCCCGACGCGTCAACGGGAAGCGTTCCTGATGCGTTATTGGGAGGATATGGACGTCGCCGAGACCGCAGCCGCGATGGGCTGCTCGGAGGGCAGCGTCAAGACGCATTGCTCCCGCGCCGTGCGCGCCCTGTCCGATGCATTAACCGCCAAGGGAATCACGTTATGA
- a CDS encoding acetolactate synthase 3 catalytic subunit, with the protein MRALQEENVEYLWGYPGGSVLYIYDELYKQDKIHHILVRHEQAAVHAADAYARSTGNVGVCLVTSGPGVTNAVTGIATAYMDSIPLVVLCGQVPTGSIGQDAFQECDTVGITRPCVKHNFLVKDVRDLAATVRRAFYIARTGRPGPVLVDIPKDVSREACEYVLTKNVALRSYNPVLKGHSGQIRKALALLMSAKRPYIYTGGGVILADAARELNQFADLLGFPVTNTLMGLGGYRASSKQFLGMLGMHGTYEANMAMQHCDVLIAVGARFDDRVIGNVEHFASAARKIIHIDVDPSSISKRVKVDIPIVGDVREVLKDMLEHLQTASEGPDTAALADWWRQIEAWRAIDCLKYDRDSEIIKPQYVVETLHRLTKGEAFVCSDVGQHQMWAAQYYPFEKPRRWINSGGLGTMGFGLPAAMGVKMAHPDDDVVCITGEGSIQMCIQELSTCKQHNTPIKIVSLNNRYLGMVRQWQQIEYKKRYSHSYMDALPDFVKLAEAFGHVGMRIERTADVEPALVEALRLKDRTVFLDFQTDPTENVWPMVQAGKGITEMLLGSEDLA; encoded by the coding sequence ATGCGCGCGCTGCAGGAAGAGAACGTCGAGTACCTGTGGGGCTATCCCGGCGGCTCGGTGCTCTACATCTACGACGAACTGTACAAGCAGGACAAGATTCACCACATTCTGGTGCGCCACGAACAGGCCGCCGTGCACGCGGCGGACGCGTACGCGCGTTCGACCGGCAATGTCGGCGTCTGCCTCGTGACCTCCGGCCCGGGCGTCACCAACGCCGTGACCGGCATCGCCACGGCCTACATGGACTCGATCCCCCTGGTCGTGCTGTGCGGCCAGGTGCCCACGGGCTCGATCGGTCAGGACGCCTTCCAGGAATGCGACACGGTGGGCATCACGCGCCCGTGCGTCAAGCACAATTTCCTCGTCAAGGACGTGCGCGATCTCGCGGCCACCGTGCGCCGCGCGTTCTACATCGCGCGTACCGGCCGGCCGGGCCCGGTGCTGGTCGACATTCCGAAGGACGTGTCGCGCGAGGCGTGCGAGTACGTGCTGACCAAGAACGTCGCGCTGCGCTCGTACAATCCGGTGCTCAAGGGCCATTCCGGTCAGATCCGCAAGGCGCTGGCGTTGCTGATGTCGGCCAAGCGCCCCTATATCTATACCGGCGGCGGCGTGATCCTGGCCGACGCGGCACGCGAGTTGAACCAGTTCGCCGATCTGCTCGGCTTTCCGGTCACCAACACGCTGATGGGGCTGGGCGGCTACCGCGCGAGCAGCAAGCAGTTCCTCGGCATGCTCGGCATGCACGGCACGTACGAAGCCAATATGGCGATGCAGCACTGCGACGTGCTGATCGCCGTCGGCGCACGTTTCGACGACCGCGTGATCGGCAACGTCGAACATTTCGCCTCGGCCGCGCGCAAGATCATCCATATCGACGTCGATCCCTCGTCGATCTCCAAGCGCGTCAAGGTGGATATTCCCATCGTCGGCGACGTGCGCGAGGTGCTCAAGGACATGCTCGAGCACCTGCAGACCGCCAGCGAGGGGCCGGACACCGCGGCGCTGGCCGACTGGTGGCGGCAGATCGAGGCCTGGCGCGCGATCGATTGCCTGAAGTACGACCGCGACAGCGAAATCATCAAGCCGCAGTATGTCGTCGAGACGCTGCATCGGTTGACGAAGGGCGAGGCGTTCGTCTGCTCGGACGTGGGCCAGCACCAGATGTGGGCCGCGCAGTATTACCCGTTCGAGAAGCCGCGCCGCTGGATCAATTCCGGTGGCCTGGGCACGATGGGTTTCGGTCTGCCGGCGGCGATGGGCGTGAAGATGGCGCATCCGGACGACGACGTCGTCTGCATCACCGGCGAAGGCTCGATCCAGATGTGCATCCAGGAGCTGTCCACCTGCAAGCAGCACAACACGCCGATCAAGATCGTCTCGCTGAACAACCGCTATCTGGGCATGGTGCGGCAGTGGCAGCAGATCGAGTACAAGAAGCGCTACTCCCATTCCTACATGGACGCGCTGCCGGACTTCGTGAAGCTGGCGGAGGCTTTCGGGCACGTGGGCATGCGCATCGAGCGCACCGCGGACGTCGAACCCGCGCTGGTCGAGGCGCTGCGCCTGAAGGACCGCACGGTCTTCCTCGATTTCCAGACCGATCCGACCGAGAACGTCTGGCCGATGGTGCAGGCGGGCAAGGGCATCACGGAAATGCTGCTCGGATCCGAGGATCTGGCCTAG
- the ilvC gene encoding ketol-acid reductoisomerase: protein MKVFYDKDADLSLIKGKKITIVGYGSQGHAHALNLKESGVNVTVGLRRNGASWSKAEAAGLPVKEVAEAVKGADVVMMLLPDEQIAAVYRNDIEPNIADGAALAFAHGFNVHYGQVVPRKDLDVIMIAPKAPGHTVRSTYAQGGGVPHLIAVAQDKSGAARDIALSYAAANGGGRAGIIETNFREETETDLFGEQAVLCGGTVDLIKAGFETLVEAGYAPEMAYFECLHELKLIVDLIYEGGIANMNYSISNNAEFGEYVTGPRIVTSATKDAMRAVLKDIQTGEYAKQFILEDRAGQPTLQSRRRLTSDHPIEQVGEKLRAMMPWIAKNKLVDQSKN, encoded by the coding sequence ATGAAGGTTTTCTACGACAAAGACGCCGATCTCTCGTTGATCAAGGGCAAGAAGATCACCATCGTCGGCTACGGCTCGCAAGGCCACGCGCACGCGCTGAACCTGAAGGAAAGCGGCGTCAACGTCACCGTCGGCCTGCGCCGCAACGGGGCGTCGTGGAGCAAGGCCGAGGCTGCGGGCCTGCCGGTGAAGGAAGTCGCCGAAGCGGTCAAGGGCGCCGACGTCGTCATGATGCTGCTGCCCGACGAGCAGATCGCCGCGGTGTACAGGAACGACATCGAGCCGAACATCGCCGACGGCGCCGCCCTCGCGTTCGCGCATGGCTTCAACGTGCACTACGGGCAGGTCGTGCCGCGCAAGGATCTCGACGTCATCATGATCGCCCCGAAGGCGCCGGGTCACACCGTGCGCTCGACGTACGCGCAGGGCGGCGGCGTGCCCCATCTGATCGCCGTGGCGCAGGACAAGTCCGGCGCGGCGCGCGACATCGCGTTGTCGTACGCGGCGGCGAACGGCGGCGGACGCGCCGGCATCATCGAGACGAATTTCCGCGAAGAGACCGAGACCGACCTGTTCGGCGAGCAGGCCGTGCTGTGCGGCGGCACCGTCGACCTGATCAAGGCGGGTTTCGAGACGCTGGTGGAGGCCGGCTACGCGCCCGAAATGGCGTATTTCGAGTGCCTGCACGAGCTCAAGCTGATCGTCGACCTGATCTATGAGGGCGGCATCGCCAACATGAACTACTCGATCTCGAACAACGCCGAGTTCGGCGAATACGTGACGGGGCCGCGGATCGTCACCTCGGCGACCAAGGACGCGATGCGCGCGGTGCTGAAGGACATCCAGACCGGCGAATACGCGAAGCAGTTCATTCTCGAGGACCGCGCCGGCCAGCCCACGCTGCAGTCGCGCCGCCGCCTGACGTCGGACCATCCGATCGAACAGGTCGGCGAGAAGCTGCGCGCGATGATGCCGTGGATCGCGAAAAACAAGCTCGTCGACCAGTCGAAAAACTGA
- a CDS encoding phosphatidylserine decarboxylase: MNYPHPIIAREGWPFIGIAAVLAVLIQSLNGFGWAWPFWLLLIFTVQFFRDPPRAVPAQSNAVLSPADGRIVAVETVHDQYADREALKISVFMGVFNAHSQRSPVDGTVRKIEYFPGAFLNAELEKASLRNERNALVFDLPGGQVVSCVQVAGLVARRILCYARTGQTLARGQRYGFIRFGSRMDVYLPIGSRPRVAIGEKVHASSTILADLA; encoded by the coding sequence ATGAATTATCCTCACCCGATCATCGCGCGCGAGGGCTGGCCGTTCATCGGCATCGCCGCCGTGCTGGCCGTGCTGATCCAGTCGCTGAACGGTTTTGGCTGGGCCTGGCCGTTCTGGCTGCTGCTGATCTTCACGGTGCAGTTCTTTCGGGATCCGCCGCGTGCGGTTCCGGCGCAGTCCAACGCGGTGTTGAGCCCGGCCGATGGCCGCATCGTCGCGGTCGAGACCGTGCACGATCAGTACGCCGATCGCGAGGCGCTGAAGATCAGCGTTTTCATGGGCGTCTTCAATGCCCATTCGCAACGCTCGCCGGTGGATGGCACGGTGCGCAAGATCGAATATTTCCCCGGCGCCTTCCTGAATGCCGAACTGGAAAAGGCCTCGCTGCGCAACGAGCGCAACGCGCTGGTGTTCGACCTGCCCGGCGGGCAGGTCGTCAGCTGCGTGCAGGTGGCGGGGCTGGTCGCCCGGCGCATTCTCTGCTATGCGAGGACGGGCCAGACGCTCGCGCGTGGTCAGCGCTACGGCTTCATCCGCTTCGGTTCCCGCATGGACGTCTATTTGCCGATCGGCAGCCGCCCGCGCGTGGCGATCGGCGAGAAAGTTCATGCATCGTCGACGATCCTCGCCGATCTTGCCTGA
- the pssA gene encoding CDP-diacylglycerol--serine O-phosphatidyltransferase codes for MPLRFRRRPKRVDPRDADTPRARRRAERQQLLRKRGIYLLPNAFTTAALFCGFFAIVQAMNLRFESAAIAIFVAMVLDGMDGRVARMTNTQSAFGEQYDSLSDMVSFGLAPSLVVYEWALRDLGRWGWLAAFVYCAGAALRLARFNTNIGVVDKRFFQGIPSPAAAALIAGFVWLAIDNRLPVSLFWLPWVAFGLTIYAGLTMVSNAPFYSGKALDVRHRVPFGVIVLLVVGFIAISSDPPIMLFGLFVLYGLSGYVFWVYRALRGRRGAVSAG; via the coding sequence GTGCCCCTTCGGTTCCGGCGGCGGCCCAAGCGCGTCGATCCGCGCGATGCCGATACGCCGCGGGCACGCCGGCGGGCCGAACGGCAGCAACTGCTGCGCAAGCGCGGCATCTACCTGCTGCCGAACGCCTTCACCACCGCCGCGCTGTTTTGCGGTTTCTTTGCGATCGTCCAGGCGATGAACCTGCGCTTCGAGAGCGCCGCGATCGCGATCTTCGTCGCCATGGTGCTCGACGGCATGGACGGCCGGGTCGCGCGCATGACCAATACCCAGAGCGCGTTCGGCGAGCAGTACGACAGTCTTTCGGACATGGTGTCGTTCGGCCTGGCGCCGTCGCTGGTGGTCTACGAGTGGGCGCTGCGCGACCTGGGGCGCTGGGGCTGGCTGGCGGCCTTCGTCTACTGCGCGGGTGCCGCGCTGCGCCTCGCGCGGTTCAACACCAATATCGGCGTGGTCGACAAGCGCTTCTTCCAGGGGATTCCGAGCCCCGCCGCAGCGGCGCTGATCGCCGGCTTCGTGTGGCTCGCGATCGACAACCGCCTGCCGGTCAGCCTCTTCTGGCTGCCGTGGGTGGCGTTCGGGCTGACGATCTACGCGGGGCTGACGATGGTGTCGAACGCGCCGTTCTACAGCGGCAAGGCGCTTGACGTGCGCCACCGGGTGCCGTTCGGCGTGATCGTGCTGCTGGTCGTGGGCTTCATCGCCATCTCGTCCGATCCGCCCATCATGCTGTTCGGCCTGTTCGTGCTGTACGGTCTGTCCGGCTATGTCTTCTGGGTGTACCGGGCTTTGCGCGGGCGGCGCGGCGCGGTGTCCGCGGGTTAG
- the rpsO gene encoding 30S ribosomal protein S15, which translates to MSVADINKSEIVAKFAQTPNDTGSPEVQVALLTTRINELTGHFKEHKKDHHSRRGLLRMVSRRRKLLDYLKGKNADRYRKLIEELGLRK; encoded by the coding sequence ATGTCCGTAGCTGATATCAACAAGTCCGAGATCGTCGCGAAGTTTGCGCAAACGCCGAATGACACGGGCTCGCCCGAAGTCCAGGTCGCGCTGCTGACCACCCGCATCAACGAATTGACCGGTCACTTCAAGGAACACAAGAAGGACCATCACAGCCGTCGCGGTCTGCTGCGCATGGTGAGCCGCCGCCGCAAGCTGCTCGACTACCTGAAGGGCAAGAACGCCGATCGTTACCGCAAGCTGATCGAAGAACTGGGCCTGCGCAAGTAA
- the pnp gene encoding polyribonucleotide nucleotidyltransferase, which yields MFNKIVKSFQWGQHTVRLETGEIARQASGAVLVDVDETVVLATVVGAKTAKPGQDFFPLTVDYIEKTYAAGRIPGGFFRREGRPSEGETLTSRLIDRPLRPLFPEGFYNEVQVVIHVLSINPDVPADIPALIGASAALAVSGLPFDGPVGAARVAYVDGQYLLNPNRSQMKGSKMDLIVAGTETAVLMVESEADQLPEDVMLGAVVFGHEQMQVAIDAIHDLVKDGGKPEWDWQPAPKDEALFARVAALAEPELRAAYQIRDKQARTTKLREATAGVKRALEAATTEPGATADMAAPDATTLGNIVFDLESKIVRSQILAGEPRIDGRDTRTVRPIEISTGILPRTHGSALFTRGETQALVVATLGTKRDEQVIDALEGEHRERFMLHYNMPPFATGETGRVGTPKRREIGHGRLAKRALAACLPSEEEFGYTIRVVSEITESNGSSSMASVCGGCLALMHAGVPMKAHVAGIAMGLILEEGEGGKRFAVLTDILGDEDHLGDMDFKVAGTETGITALQMDIKIQGITKEIMQVALAQAREGRMHILGKMAASVSGARTELSEFAPRMITMKINPEKIRDVIGKGGSVIRALTEETGTTIDISEEGVVTIASTSTEGMEEAKRRIANITVEVEVGQVYTGTVLKLLDFGGIVNILPGKDGLLHISEIVNERIKDINDYLKEGQVVRVKVIQTDEKGRIRLSAKALLAEDAPPAAE from the coding sequence ATGTTCAATAAGATCGTCAAATCCTTCCAGTGGGGACAACACACGGTACGCCTGGAAACGGGCGAGATCGCCCGTCAGGCGAGCGGTGCCGTCCTCGTCGATGTCGACGAGACCGTCGTGCTCGCCACCGTCGTGGGCGCGAAAACCGCGAAGCCGGGCCAGGATTTCTTCCCGCTGACCGTCGATTACATCGAGAAGACCTACGCCGCGGGTCGTATCCCGGGCGGTTTCTTCCGCCGCGAAGGCCGCCCGTCGGAGGGCGAGACGCTGACCTCGCGCCTGATCGACCGGCCGCTGCGCCCGCTGTTTCCGGAAGGCTTCTACAACGAAGTCCAGGTCGTCATCCACGTGCTGTCGATCAACCCGGACGTGCCGGCGGACATCCCCGCGCTGATCGGCGCCTCGGCCGCGCTGGCCGTGTCGGGTCTGCCGTTCGACGGTCCGGTGGGCGCCGCCCGCGTAGCCTATGTCGACGGCCAGTACCTGCTGAACCCGAACCGTTCGCAGATGAAGGGTTCGAAGATGGACCTGATCGTCGCCGGTACCGAGACCGCCGTGCTGATGGTCGAGTCCGAGGCGGACCAGTTGCCCGAGGACGTGATGCTGGGCGCGGTCGTGTTCGGCCACGAGCAGATGCAGGTCGCGATCGACGCGATCCACGACCTGGTCAAGGACGGCGGCAAGCCCGAGTGGGACTGGCAGCCGGCGCCGAAGGACGAGGCGTTGTTCGCGCGCGTCGCGGCGCTCGCCGAGCCGGAACTGCGCGCCGCGTACCAGATTCGCGACAAGCAGGCCCGCACGACGAAGCTGCGCGAGGCGACCGCCGGCGTGAAGCGGGCGCTGGAAGCCGCCACGACGGAACCGGGCGCCACGGCGGACATGGCGGCACCCGATGCCACCACGCTGGGCAACATCGTGTTCGATCTCGAATCGAAGATCGTCCGCAGCCAGATCCTGGCCGGCGAGCCGCGCATCGACGGCCGCGACACCCGCACGGTGCGTCCGATCGAGATCAGCACGGGCATCCTGCCGCGCACGCACGGCTCGGCGCTCTTCACCCGCGGTGAAACGCAGGCGCTGGTCGTCGCGACGCTGGGCACCAAGCGCGACGAGCAGGTCATCGACGCGCTTGAGGGCGAGCATCGCGAACGCTTCATGCTGCACTACAACATGCCCCCGTTCGCGACCGGCGAAACCGGTCGCGTCGGCACGCCGAAGCGCCGCGAAATCGGTCACGGCCGTCTGGCCAAGCGGGCGCTGGCCGCCTGCCTGCCGAGCGAGGAGGAATTCGGCTATACGATTCGCGTCGTTTCCGAAATCACCGAATCGAACGGTTCGTCGTCGATGGCCTCGGTGTGCGGCGGTTGCCTCGCGCTGATGCATGCCGGCGTGCCGATGAAGGCGCATGTCGCCGGCATCGCGATGGGTCTGATCCTGGAGGAAGGCGAGGGCGGCAAGCGCTTTGCCGTGCTGACCGACATCCTCGGCGACGAGGATCACCTCGGCGACATGGACTTCAAGGTGGCGGGCACCGAGACCGGCATCACCGCGCTGCAGATGGACATCAAGATCCAGGGCATCACCAAGGAGATCATGCAGGTCGCGCTCGCGCAGGCGCGCGAGGGCCGCATGCACATTCTCGGCAAGATGGCGGCGTCGGTGTCCGGCGCACGGACCGAGTTGTCGGAATTCGCGCCGCGCATGATCACCATGAAGATCAATCCGGAAAAGATTCGCGACGTGATCGGCAAGGGCGGTTCGGTGATCCGCGCGCTGACCGAGGAAACCGGTACGACGATCGACATCAGCGAGGAAGGCGTGGTGACGATCGCCAGCACCAGCACCGAGGGGATGGAGGAAGCGAAGCGCCGCATCGCCAACATCACCGTCGAGGTCGAGGTCGGGCAGGTCTACACCGGTACGGTGCTGAAGTTGCTGGACTTCGGCGGCATCGTCAACATCCTGCCGGGCAAGGATGGCCTGCTGCACATCTCCGAGATCGTCAACGAGCGGATCAAGGACATCAACGACTACCTGAAGGAAGGTCAGGTCGTGCGCGTGAAGGTCATCCAGACGGACGAAAAGGGTCGCATCCGCCTGTCGGCGAAGGCGCTGCTGGCCGAGGACGCGCCGCCTGCCGCTGAATAA
- a CDS encoding NAD(P)H-quinone oxidoreductase, whose product MKAIEISAFGGPEGLRLTERPMPEPKTGEVLIKVSASGVNRPDVFQRQGHYPPPPGASDLPGLEVAGTIVGGDVAHASGLKMGDRVCALLTGGGYAEYVVAPVGVCLPVPKGLSDVEAASLPETVFTVWSNVFDRARLGRGEGGSAETLLVQGGSSGIGVAAIQLASALGYRVFATAGSDEKCAACERLGAAKAINYKKDDFVAAVHALTDGRGVDVVLDMVAGDYLPRELQALAEGGRIAVIALLGGAKAEIDLNAVLRRRLTITGSTLRARSSGFKAQIAAQLRSQVWPLIEAGRMRAIVHEVIPAAEAARAHALMESSSHIGKIVLGW is encoded by the coding sequence ATGAAAGCCATTGAAATCAGCGCGTTCGGCGGTCCCGAGGGGCTGCGCCTGACCGAGCGGCCGATGCCCGAGCCGAAGACGGGCGAAGTCCTGATCAAGGTGTCGGCGTCGGGCGTCAACCGCCCCGACGTGTTCCAGCGCCAGGGGCATTACCCGCCGCCGCCCGGCGCATCCGACCTGCCCGGGCTGGAAGTCGCCGGTACCATCGTCGGTGGCGACGTCGCGCACGCGAGCGGCCTGAAGATGGGCGACCGCGTGTGCGCGTTGCTCACCGGCGGCGGGTACGCGGAATATGTGGTTGCGCCGGTCGGCGTGTGTCTGCCGGTGCCCAAGGGCCTGTCCGATGTCGAGGCGGCGTCGCTGCCCGAGACGGTGTTCACGGTCTGGAGCAATGTCTTCGACCGCGCCCGGCTCGGTCGCGGCGAAGGCGGTTCGGCCGAGACGCTGCTGGTGCAGGGCGGCTCGAGCGGCATCGGCGTCGCCGCGATCCAGCTCGCCAGCGCGCTCGGCTACCGGGTGTTCGCGACCGCCGGAAGCGACGAGAAATGCGCGGCCTGCGAACGGCTCGGCGCGGCAAAGGCGATCAATTACAAGAAGGACGATTTCGTCGCGGCGGTGCATGCGCTCACCGACGGGCGCGGCGTCGACGTGGTGCTCGACATGGTCGCCGGCGACTATCTGCCGCGCGAGCTGCAGGCGCTGGCCGAGGGCGGGCGTATCGCGGTGATCGCGTTGCTGGGCGGCGCGAAGGCCGAGATCGACCTGAATGCCGTGCTGCGCCGCCGTTTGACCATCACCGGTTCGACGCTGCGCGCGCGTTCCAGCGGCTTCAAGGCGCAGATCGCCGCGCAGCTGCGCAGCCAGGTCTGGCCGCTGATCGAGGCGGGCCGCATGCGCGCGATCGTCCATGAGGTGATTCCGGCAGCCGAGGCGGCGCGGGCGCATGCCCTGATGGAGTCGAGCAGCCATATCGGCAAGATCGTGCTGGGCTGGTAG
- the tpiA gene encoding triose-phosphate isomerase, which translates to MPEKRVKLVIGNWKMHGNRAVNAALLDALVAAGKHLPAQVRVGVCVPFPYLGQAQSALECGPVAWGVQDLSGNAADKGAFTGEVSATMAVDFGATLALAGHSERRNLCGETDGHVVDKARCALEWGLTPVVCVGETLEDREAGRTEDVIGTQLAALLEAFDVAALRQMVFAYEPVWAIGTGKSASAQQAQDVHAFLRARLREKDASLAGISLLYGGSVKPGNAAELFGQPDIDGGLIGGAALVADDFIAICHAAGGA; encoded by the coding sequence ATGCCCGAAAAGCGCGTGAAGCTGGTGATCGGTAACTGGAAGATGCACGGCAACCGCGCGGTCAACGCAGCGCTGCTGGATGCGCTGGTCGCGGCGGGAAAGCATCTCCCCGCCCAGGTTCGCGTGGGCGTCTGCGTGCCGTTTCCGTATCTGGGGCAGGCGCAGTCGGCGCTCGAGTGCGGTCCGGTCGCCTGGGGCGTGCAGGACCTCTCGGGCAACGCGGCCGACAAGGGGGCTTTCACCGGCGAGGTGTCCGCGACGATGGCGGTGGATTTCGGCGCGACGCTGGCGCTGGCCGGTCATTCGGAGCGCCGCAATCTGTGCGGTGAAACCGATGGCCATGTCGTCGACAAGGCGCGTTGCGCGCTCGAATGGGGCCTGACCCCGGTGGTCTGCGTCGGCGAGACGCTCGAGGACCGGGAGGCCGGCCGCACCGAGGACGTCATCGGCACCCAGCTCGCGGCGCTGCTCGAGGCATTCGACGTCGCCGCGCTGCGTCAGATGGTGTTCGCTTACGAGCCGGTATGGGCGATCGGCACCGGCAAGAGCGCTTCGGCGCAGCAGGCGCAGGATGTGCACGCTTTCCTGCGCGCGCGTCTGCGGGAAAAGGATGCATCGCTGGCCGGCATTTCGCTGCTGTATGGCGGCAGCGTCAAGCCGGGGAATGCGGCCGAACTGTTTGGTCAGCCGGATATCGATGGCGGTCTGATCGGCGGCGCCGCGCTGGTGGCCGATGATTTCATCGCCATCTGCCATGCCGCCGGTGGCGCCTGA
- the secG gene encoding preprotein translocase subunit SecG has translation MVLLKSLIVVIQILSALGVIGLVLVQHGKGADMGAAFGSGSSGSLFGASGSSNFLSRTTGVLAALFFICTLGLTYLGSTGRTTTSVGVMGTATAPVGAASGVMGGSSVPPTAVTPTNPVPAQDVPK, from the coding sequence ATGGTGTTGTTGAAGTCCTTGATTGTCGTCATCCAGATCCTGTCGGCGCTCGGCGTCATCGGGCTGGTGCTGGTGCAGCACGGAAAGGGCGCGGATATGGGCGCCGCATTCGGCAGCGGCTCGTCGGGCAGTCTGTTCGGCGCGTCCGGCTCGTCGAATTTCCTGTCCCGCACGACGGGTGTGCTCGCAGCGCTGTTTTTCATCTGCACGCTGGGTCTGACCTACCTGGGTTCGACCGGCCGCACGACCACCTCGGTCGGTGTGATGGGCACGGCCACCGCGCCGGTCGGGGCCGCGAGCGGCGTCATGGGCGGCAGCAGCGTTCCGCCGACGGCTGTCACGCCGACGAATCCGGTGCCCGCGCAGGACGTACCGAAGTAA
- a CDS encoding NADH-quinone oxidoreductase subunit A, translating into MNLAPYYPVLLFIIVGIGLGGGLIGVGKLLSPHKPDTEKNAPYECGFEAFEDARMKFDVRYYLVAILFIIFDLETAFLFPWGVALRDIGWPGFLAMMVFLLEFVIGFAFLWKKGALDWE; encoded by the coding sequence GTGAACCTCGCGCCCTATTATCCCGTCCTGCTCTTCATCATCGTGGGCATCGGTCTGGGCGGCGGCCTGATAGGCGTCGGCAAACTCCTCAGCCCCCACAAACCCGATACAGAAAAGAACGCGCCGTATGAGTGCGGCTTCGAGGCATTCGAAGACGCGCGCATGAAATTCGACGTGCGTTACTATCTGGTCGCCATCCTCTTCATCATTTTCGACCTTGAAACGGCCTTTCTGTTTCCGTGGGGCGTCGCCCTCCGGGATATCGGCTGGCCAGGCTTTCTCGCGATGATGGTCTTCCTGCTCGAGTTCGTGATCGGTTTCGCCTTTCTGTGGAAGAAGGGTGCGCTCGACTGGGAATGA